Proteins encoded by one window of Synechococcus sp. WH 7805:
- a CDS encoding Nif11-like leader peptide family natural product precursor: MARRQGRWSLKPLLGAMAPSPVQAFLAHLSRDPRLQAQVQASVTADEVALLAQQLGYAVSGSDLLLLSGRSVDGVRVTRVDHPGEYPGRYY, from the coding sequence TTGGCGCGCCGTCAGGGACGATGGAGTCTCAAGCCCCTGCTCGGAGCCATGGCCCCCTCACCTGTGCAGGCGTTTCTGGCCCATCTCAGCCGTGACCCTCGCCTGCAGGCGCAGGTTCAGGCCTCCGTCACCGCTGACGAGGTGGCTCTACTGGCCCAGCAGCTCGGCTATGCAGTGTCCGGGAGTGATCTGCTGCTGCTCTCAGGCCGCAGCGTTGATGGTGTGCGGGTAACCCGCGTGGATCACCCGGGGGAATACCCCGGGCGTTACTACTGA